A single genomic interval of Odontesthes bonariensis isolate fOdoBon6 chromosome 3, fOdoBon6.hap1, whole genome shotgun sequence harbors:
- the lmcd1 gene encoding LIM and cysteine-rich domains protein 1, producing the protein MDMSAAMEKMSMKPSAAGAGGGAAMCLVCKESCSGFQPHSWSKACVACGCSTVDHAPGNDHEDDQQIGRLLADSPSAHLTAKVKGGGGLRMYKRNRMIVTNPVVSRKDPTFNTTTYDWAPAGLNQKLAMQYMELLPESQRSVSGTDGALERRRQLLSQLPAYDQDPMKCQSLGSEEEISSMLLFVKQYKQEALGVGEVALPGEAEALREAAAQRTAKEAKDRGDKKDAVQQQSPTSATSSVDSAATNGTDAKTEHQCTGCHGEVAKESPAVYAERAGYHGALWHPTCFVCSECGKGLVDLVYFWSNQKLFCGRHFCQSVWPRCSGCDELIFCKSFLTADDGRTWHPQHHCCWKCGQSLDTPCQH; encoded by the exons ATGGACATGAGCGCAGCCATGGAGAAG ATGTCGATGAAGCCGAGTGCAGCGGGTGCTGGAGGAGGTGCAGCGATGTGTCTTGTATGTAAGGAGAGCTGCTCTGGGTTTCAGCCACATTCTTGGAG CAAAGCATGTGTGGCGTGCGGCTGCAGCACGGTCGACCACGCTCCTGGAAATGACCATGAAGATGATCAGCAAATAGGACGCCTGCTCGCGGACTCGCCCAGTGCCCATTTGACAGCAAAGGTTAAAGGAGGCGGCGGCCTTCGCATGTACAAGAGAAACCGGATGATTGTGACGAATCCAGTGGTGTCGCGCAAAGATCCGACTTTCAACACCACAACGTACGACTGGGCCCCGGCCGGACTCAACCAGAAACTG GCCATGCAGTACATGGAGCTCCTCCCAGAAAGTCAACGCTCCGTCTCAGGGACCGATGGAGCGCTGGAGCGTCGCAGGCAGCTCCTGAGCCAGCTCCCCGCCTACGATCAGGACCCCATGAAGTGTCAGAGCCTGGGCAGTGAGGAGGAG ATTTCCTCCATGCTGCTGTTTGTGAAGCAGTACAAACAGGAGGCGCTGGGAGTGGGTGAGGTGGCCTTACCTGGTGAGGCCGAAGCTCTGAGGGAAGCAGCCGCTCAGAGGACAGCGAAGGAGGCCAAGGACCGCGGTGATAAAAAGGAcgctgtgcagcagcagagcCCCACATCGGCCACCAGCAGCGTCGACTCCGCTGCCACCAACGGAACAGACGCCAAGACCGAACAT CAGTGCACCGGCTGCCACGGCGAGGTCGCCAAGGAGAGCCCTGCTGTTTACGCCGAGCGTGCGGGTTACCATGGCGCCCTGTGGCATCCCACATGTTTCGTGTGCTCGGAGTGCGGGAAGGGCTTAGTGGACCTGGTCTACTTCTGGTCCAATCAGAAGCTGTTCTGCGGACGCCACTTCTGTCAGTCGGTGTGGCCGCGCTGTTCAGGCTGCGACGAG CTCATCTTCTGCAAATCTTTCCTCACGGCAGACGACGGGCGGACGTGGCATCCTCAGCACCACTGCTGCTGGAAATGTGGACAAAGCCTGGATACGCCCTGTCAGCACTAA